The proteins below are encoded in one region of Saccopteryx leptura isolate mSacLep1 chromosome 1, mSacLep1_pri_phased_curated, whole genome shotgun sequence:
- the SLC39A3 gene encoding zinc transporter ZIP3, with protein MVKLLVVKILCMVGVFFFMLLGSLLPVKIIETDFEKAHRSKKILSLCNTFGGGVFLATCFNALLPAVREKLQKVLSLGHISTDYPLAETIVMLGFFVTIFLEQLILTFRKEKPSFIDLETFNAGSDAGSDSEYESPFMGAARGHALYMEPHTHNHGLSVQELSRSSPLRLLSLVFALSAHSIFEGLALGLQEEGEKVVSLFVGVAIHETLVAVALGINMARSSMPLREAAKLAITVSAMIPLGISVGLGIESAQGVPSSVVSVLLQGLVGGTFLFVTFFEILGKELEEKNDRLLKVLFLVLGYAVLAGMVFLKW; from the exons ATGGTGAAGCTGTTGGTGGTCAAAATTCTTTGCATGGTGGGCGTGTTCTTCTTCATGCTGCTAGGTTCTCTACTCCCTGTGAAGATCATCGAGACGGATTTTGAAAAGGCCCACCGCTCAAAAAAGATCCTCTCACTCTGTAACACCTTTGGAGGTGGAGTCTTTCTGGCCACCTGCTTCAATGCTTTACTGCCTGCTGTAAGGGAAAAG CTCCAGAAAGTTCTGAGTCTTGGGCACATCAGCACCGACTACCCACTGGCAGAGACCATTGTGATGCTCGGCTTCTTTGTGACCATCTTCTTGGAGCAGCTCATCTTGACCTTCCGCAAGGAGAAGCCATCCTTCATCGACCTGGAGACCTTCAACGCTGGCTCAGATGCCGGCAGCGACTCAGAATATGAGAGTCCCTTCATGGGGGCTGCGCGGGGCCATGCGCTCTATATGGAACCCCACACCCACAACCATGGGCTGAGTGTCCAGGAACTGTCACGCTCCAGCCCCTTGCGCCTCCTCAGCCTGGTCTTTGCGCTGTCGGCCCACTCCATCTTTGAGGGCCTGGCCCTGGGCttacaggaggagggggagaaggtggTGAGCCTGTTTGTGGGTGTGGCCATCCATGAGACACTGGTGGCTGTGGCCCTGGGCATCAACATGGCCCGGAGCTCCATGCCCCTAAGGGAAGCAGCCAAGTTGGCCATCACCGTGAGTGCCATGATTCCCCTGGGTATCAGTGTTGGCCTGGGCATCGAGAGTGCACAGGGTGTACCCAGCAGCGTAGTCTCTGTGCTGCTGCAGGGCCTGGTAGGTGGCACCTTTCTCTTTGTCACATTCTTTGAGATCCTGGGGAAGGAACTGGAGGAGAAGAATGACCGCCTGCTCAAAGTCCTCTTCCTAGTGCTGGGCTACGCTGTGCTGGCCGGCATGGTCTTCCTCAAGTGGTGA